Proteins encoded within one genomic window of Dyadobacter chenhuakuii:
- the ispF gene encoding 2-C-methyl-D-erythritol 2,4-cyclodiphosphate synthase, whose translation MFPFRVGQGYDVHQLEEGRPFWLGGILIPHSHGAKGHSDADVVCHVMCDALLGAANMRNIGYHFSDKDPQWKGVDSKILLAKVLEMIREKGFEVGNVDVTIVLQNPKLNPHIPEMKTCLSAVTQIPEEDISIKATTSEQLGFVGREEGIAAHCVALIYLPSLFPINNSH comes from the coding sequence ATGTTTCCGTTTCGCGTTGGCCAGGGTTATGATGTGCATCAGTTGGAAGAAGGCAGGCCATTCTGGCTGGGCGGGATTTTGATCCCGCATTCACACGGTGCAAAAGGCCATTCAGATGCGGATGTCGTGTGCCACGTCATGTGCGACGCGTTGCTGGGCGCTGCGAACATGCGAAACATTGGTTACCATTTCTCCGATAAAGATCCGCAATGGAAGGGCGTTGACAGCAAAATATTGTTAGCCAAAGTGCTGGAAATGATCCGTGAAAAAGGCTTTGAAGTGGGTAATGTGGATGTCACAATCGTGTTACAAAACCCAAAGCTTAATCCACACATCCCTGAAATGAAAACTTGCCTATCCGCAGTCACCCAAATTCCCGAAGAGGATATTTCCATCAAAGCAACAACTTCTGAACAGTTAGGATTTGTAGGCCGCGAAGAAGGAATCGCTGCACATTGCGTTGCATTGATATATTTGCCAAGCCTCTTTCCTATAAATAACTCGCATTAA
- a CDS encoding amidohydrolase family protein, with the protein MKKLLLALTIVIGFTFIACAQEGGQVTQPIGFEEYDPISTLKVEEHITKKAKFPFIDVHNHQYQMPTQDLKALTKEMDALNMAIMVNLSGRGWSQEWEEGTATLKGSLENVAKNEPKRIAVFTNLQFKGFGEKDWSAKAVAQLEADVKMGAKGLKIYKSLGFSGIKDDKGNRVAVSDPRLQPVWKKCGELGIPVLIHTADVPSFWDPMDRYNERWLELKTHPNRRRGAKDPVPFDSLIAEQHHIFKSNPKTTFINAHMGWYPNNLKKLDSLMVVFPNMYVEIGAVIAELGRQPRAAKKFFDKYQDRVLFGKDSWVPAEYATYFRVLETEDEYFPYHKKYHAFWRMYGMGLSDEVLKKLYYKNALRIIPGLDKSLFPK; encoded by the coding sequence ATGAAAAAACTTCTCCTTGCTCTCACCATTGTAATTGGTTTCACATTTATCGCTTGCGCTCAGGAAGGCGGCCAGGTTACACAACCCATTGGCTTTGAGGAATACGATCCTATCTCAACGCTGAAAGTAGAGGAGCACATTACCAAAAAAGCTAAGTTTCCCTTTATCGACGTCCATAATCACCAATATCAGATGCCTACGCAGGATCTGAAAGCGCTGACAAAAGAAATGGACGCGCTGAATATGGCTATAATGGTCAATTTGAGCGGTCGCGGTTGGTCGCAGGAGTGGGAAGAGGGAACGGCTACATTGAAAGGCTCACTGGAAAATGTTGCGAAGAATGAGCCAAAAAGAATCGCAGTTTTTACCAATCTCCAGTTCAAAGGTTTTGGAGAAAAAGACTGGTCGGCTAAGGCTGTTGCGCAACTGGAAGCGGATGTAAAAATGGGCGCAAAGGGGTTGAAAATTTACAAAAGTCTTGGTTTCAGCGGCATTAAGGATGATAAGGGCAATCGTGTTGCCGTGAGTGATCCGCGCTTGCAGCCTGTCTGGAAAAAATGCGGTGAGCTGGGAATCCCGGTTCTGATCCATACTGCCGACGTGCCGTCATTCTGGGACCCGATGGACCGCTACAATGAACGCTGGCTTGAACTGAAAACCCATCCAAACCGCCGACGCGGCGCAAAAGATCCTGTTCCGTTTGATTCGTTAATAGCCGAGCAGCACCACATTTTCAAAAGCAATCCTAAAACGACATTCATCAATGCGCATATGGGCTGGTATCCTAACAATTTAAAGAAACTGGACAGCCTGATGGTCGTTTTTCCTAATATGTATGTTGAAATTGGAGCAGTAATTGCGGAACTAGGCCGTCAGCCGCGGGCTGCCAAAAAGTTTTTTGATAAGTATCAGGACCGCGTGTTATTTGGTAAAGACAGTTGGGTGCCAGCCGAATACGCGACCTATTTCAGGGTTTTGGAGACTGAGGACGAATACTTTCCTTATCACAAGAAATACCACGCATTTTGGAGAATGTATGGGATGGGCCTTTCTGACGAAGTTTTGAAAAAGCTCTATTACAAAAATGCATTACGCATCATCCCAGGTCTGGACAAAAGCCTTTTCCCTAAATAA
- a CDS encoding tetratricopeptide repeat protein has product MQNTLRFLFLFLLTLCSLPAPAQLLNDPASLKHVQQSLDKIYNYEFEEAEVFMHQVQKKYPNHPVSYILDSFVLFWKHLPIKDNPTKSKEYIHKLDQCLEAINKKYGKNSLDPEAVFYTMVARGYMAMMYNYKGEMMNAAGEGKKAYNAFVEGLKLINKNPEFYFTSGMYNYYVEVYPEEHSMVKPLMLFFKSGDKALGLKQIDNATKVGTITRAEANFYISHIYLKYESRPDKAVYYTDRLIDLYPKNPLFLMKNVESLILAAKYEQASKELAMLKKHTQGFYPVAWRTFQGLLHEKHEKDDAAAQREYLLALKTPHDDQYTKEYHAMAYAGLARVASRAGNKGKAKDYYKKCLGKAEYRSLIKEAKAFK; this is encoded by the coding sequence ATGCAAAATACCCTTCGGTTTCTTTTTTTATTTTTACTCACACTCTGTTCGCTTCCTGCACCTGCCCAACTTCTGAATGACCCGGCATCGTTAAAACATGTTCAGCAGAGCCTGGACAAAATATACAATTACGAGTTTGAGGAGGCGGAGGTTTTTATGCATCAGGTTCAAAAAAAATATCCTAATCACCCCGTTTCCTACATTCTGGACTCGTTTGTGCTCTTCTGGAAACATTTGCCGATCAAGGATAATCCCACAAAATCGAAGGAATACATTCACAAGCTGGATCAATGCCTTGAAGCCATTAATAAGAAGTACGGAAAGAACAGTCTTGACCCGGAAGCAGTATTTTACACGATGGTTGCCCGCGGTTATATGGCCATGATGTACAATTACAAGGGTGAAATGATGAACGCGGCAGGGGAGGGTAAAAAGGCGTATAACGCATTTGTTGAAGGCCTGAAGCTGATCAACAAGAACCCTGAATTTTACTTCACTTCGGGGATGTATAACTATTATGTCGAGGTATATCCCGAGGAACATTCCATGGTGAAGCCGCTCATGCTTTTCTTTAAAAGTGGGGATAAGGCATTAGGTTTAAAGCAAATAGATAATGCTACCAAAGTGGGTACGATAACACGTGCAGAAGCTAACTTTTACATTTCACACATTTATCTCAAATACGAATCAAGACCAGACAAAGCTGTTTACTACACAGACAGGCTCATTGATTTATATCCCAAAAATCCGCTTTTCTTGATGAAAAATGTAGAATCGCTGATCTTGGCAGCGAAATACGAGCAGGCAAGTAAGGAATTGGCAATGTTAAAGAAACACACACAGGGTTTTTACCCCGTCGCCTGGCGGACTTTTCAGGGCTTATTGCACGAGAAACATGAAAAAGACGATGCTGCGGCCCAGCGAGAATATTTGCTGGCTTTGAAGACGCCGCATGATGATCAGTACACAAAAGAATATCATGCAATGGCTTACGCAGGCCTGGCGAGAGTTGCTTCACGCGCCGGTAACAAGGGCAAAGCCAAAGATTATTACAAGAAATGCCTCGGAAAGGCTGAGTACAGGTCCCTGATTAAAGAGGCAAAAGCCTTTAAATGA
- a CDS encoding M16 family metallopeptidase, giving the protein MIRYEQFTLDNGLKVFVHEDFSTPMAAVNILYNVGSRDEDEERTGFAHLFEHLMFGGSKNIPSYDIPVQNVGGENNAFTSPDITNYYITLPADNIETAFWLESDRMMSLSFDPNVLEVQRKVVIEEFKQRYLNQPYGDMWLKLRPLAYKQHPYRWATIGKDIDHIERATMDDVQDFFFRFYRPNNAVMVVAGAIKTAQVRELANKWFGDIPPGTPYMRNLPRESAQNEARHLEISAAVPLNSLIKVYHMPGRYENGFYATDLLSDILGRGKSSRLYQSLLKERSIFNSISASVTSSLDPGLLLIKGNLNPGVSLEEADAAVTDILSEMVANGANDDEVTKVKNQSEASLAFSEVELLNRAMNLAFAANAGNVDWANEDAEIIRNLTSADIQKAAKSVLRPENASTLYYRAEEKQVALV; this is encoded by the coding sequence ATGATTCGTTACGAGCAGTTCACCCTGGATAATGGCTTGAAAGTTTTTGTTCATGAAGATTTTTCAACACCAATGGCTGCCGTAAATATCTTGTACAATGTTGGTTCACGGGATGAGGATGAGGAGCGGACTGGATTTGCACATTTGTTTGAACACCTGATGTTCGGCGGCTCCAAAAACATTCCCAGCTACGATATTCCGGTCCAGAATGTAGGTGGGGAAAACAATGCTTTCACTTCACCCGACATTACCAACTACTACATTACATTACCCGCAGACAATATAGAAACGGCTTTTTGGCTGGAATCGGATAGAATGATGAGCCTTTCTTTTGATCCCAATGTACTGGAAGTGCAGCGCAAAGTGGTGATTGAAGAGTTCAAACAGCGTTATCTGAACCAGCCTTATGGTGATATGTGGTTGAAATTAAGGCCATTGGCGTATAAGCAGCATCCCTACCGCTGGGCAACAATCGGCAAGGACATTGACCATATAGAAAGGGCAACTATGGATGATGTTCAGGACTTTTTCTTCCGGTTTTATCGTCCCAACAATGCCGTAATGGTCGTTGCCGGAGCTATAAAGACGGCTCAGGTGCGTGAATTAGCCAATAAATGGTTTGGGGACATTCCTCCGGGTACTCCTTATATGCGCAACCTGCCGCGGGAGTCTGCACAGAATGAAGCGAGACATTTGGAAATCTCAGCGGCCGTTCCGTTAAATTCTCTGATCAAAGTTTATCACATGCCGGGCAGATACGAAAACGGCTTTTACGCAACCGATCTGCTGAGTGATATTCTGGGACGTGGCAAATCGTCGCGTTTGTACCAAAGCCTTTTGAAAGAAAGATCTATTTTCAACAGCATCAGCGCCAGCGTTACTTCGTCACTTGATCCGGGCTTGCTTTTGATCAAAGGCAACTTAAATCCTGGTGTTAGTCTGGAAGAAGCAGATGCAGCTGTGACGGATATACTCAGCGAAATGGTGGCAAACGGCGCCAACGATGACGAGGTTACCAAAGTAAAAAACCAGTCGGAAGCTTCGCTGGCTTTCTCGGAAGTTGAGCTGCTGAACCGTGCGATGAATCTGGCATTTGCAGCCAATGCCGGCAATGTAGATTGGGCCAACGAGGATGCGGAGATTATCCGGAATCTGACGTCTGCCGACATTCAGAAAGCAGCAAAATCCGTATTAAGGCCCGAAAATGCCTCTACGTTATATTATCGCGCAGAAGAAAAGCAGGTTGCGCTTGTCTGA
- a CDS encoding M16 family metallopeptidase gives MKRDNVQKQGNPKSTTLPITEDYHLHTLANGIRIAHKRVPYTQIAHCGIMLDIGSRDELPHQQGLAHFWEHMAFKGTEKRSSYHIINRLENVGGELNAYTTKEKICFHASVLDDHFDKAMDLLADITFHSVFPEKQIERERNVILEEMSMYIDSPEDAIQDDFDQLIFPDHALGNNILGTAETVGSFGKADLMQFINDNIDTERIVVSSVSRLPFSKVIRVAEKYLGNIPHRKTSRIRQAPLEYVPVSQQKERSISQAQCAMGQPAYPLLDDRRLSFFMLVNLLGGPGMNSRFNLSLREKYGFVYSIEGNYTPYLDTGFMGIFFGTEQKQLTKSISLIHKELKKIREVPLSVLQLHQTKVQLMGQLAMSEESNMSFMLMMAKSLLDTGRVDSLPEIFTEIEQITALQLQDIAQEMFKEENFSYLTFLPED, from the coding sequence ATGAAGAGAGATAACGTCCAGAAACAGGGTAACCCCAAATCTACCACACTACCAATCACAGAAGATTATCATTTACATACGCTTGCCAACGGGATCCGCATTGCTCATAAGCGGGTCCCTTATACGCAAATCGCGCATTGCGGCATCATGCTCGACATCGGAAGCCGCGATGAATTGCCACATCAGCAGGGGCTAGCCCATTTCTGGGAGCATATGGCCTTTAAAGGAACTGAAAAACGCAGTTCTTACCACATTATCAACAGGTTAGAGAATGTGGGTGGAGAACTTAATGCTTATACAACCAAAGAAAAAATTTGTTTCCACGCCTCGGTCCTCGACGATCATTTCGATAAGGCCATGGATTTGCTGGCGGACATTACATTTCATTCTGTTTTTCCGGAAAAGCAAATTGAGCGTGAGCGCAATGTGATTCTGGAGGAAATGTCCATGTACATTGATTCTCCCGAAGACGCCATTCAGGATGATTTTGACCAGCTCATTTTTCCCGATCATGCCCTGGGAAATAATATATTAGGGACAGCAGAAACCGTAGGCTCGTTTGGCAAAGCGGATTTAATGCAATTTATCAACGACAACATCGATACGGAGCGCATTGTGGTTTCTTCTGTTAGCCGTTTGCCTTTTTCGAAAGTAATTCGGGTAGCGGAGAAATATCTGGGCAACATTCCACATCGTAAAACATCCCGAATCAGGCAGGCGCCATTGGAGTATGTGCCTGTAAGTCAGCAAAAAGAACGCTCTATTTCTCAGGCGCAATGTGCTATGGGCCAGCCGGCATATCCATTGCTTGACGACAGGAGATTGTCCTTTTTTATGCTGGTCAATCTGCTGGGCGGGCCGGGAATGAATTCCAGGTTTAACCTTTCTTTGCGCGAGAAATATGGTTTTGTTTACTCTATTGAAGGAAATTACACGCCTTATCTGGACACTGGCTTCATGGGTATTTTCTTTGGGACAGAACAAAAACAGCTCACCAAAAGCATTTCCCTGATTCATAAGGAGCTTAAAAAAATCCGCGAAGTACCATTGTCGGTGCTGCAACTGCATCAAACCAAGGTGCAGCTTATGGGACAACTGGCTATGTCTGAGGAGAGTAACATGAGCTTTATGCTGATGATGGCCAAAAGCTTGCTGGATACGGGCCGCGTGGATTCACTTCCTGAAATCTTTACCGAGATCGAGCAGATCACCGCGTTACAGTTGCAGGATATTGCACAGGAAATGTTCAAAGAGGAGAATTTCAGCTATCTCACTTTTCTTCCCGAAGATTAA
- a CDS encoding glycosyltransferase family 4 protein — protein sequence MRVGFDAKRAFANKTGLGNYSRFVLDALLTNEKAPTYLAYTPKNKAKLFPGFPENNIRIPQTFLDKKLSAYWRYASITKQLKADNIDVFHGLSNELPQGLQNTGIKSVVTIHDLIFERLPHLFKPIDRLIYRHKFQSACRRADSVIAISEQTKRDLIALYHVDSEKIQVIYQDCNPIFKQRVEQNKKEEIRRIYDIPGQYILCVGTLEERKNQHRLVEAFASVASNDFQLILVGKSTSYTPKILEYIQKYNLEKKVKILHDVPTAHLPALYQEAEIFAYISIYEGFGIPILEALHSGTPVLAAKGSCLEEAGGPGGLYADPYQKEDISHQLNKLITDAALRKQLVEAGKRHISQFSGENIAHQLVDLYQNLR from the coding sequence ATGCGCGTTGGATTTGATGCCAAAAGAGCTTTTGCCAATAAAACCGGACTTGGAAATTACAGTCGTTTTGTGCTCGATGCGCTTCTGACAAATGAAAAAGCACCAACTTACCTGGCCTACACGCCAAAAAATAAGGCAAAACTTTTTCCCGGTTTCCCGGAAAATAACATTCGCATTCCGCAGACATTCCTGGATAAAAAGCTCTCAGCTTACTGGCGCTACGCATCTATTACGAAGCAGCTGAAAGCGGATAACATTGATGTGTTTCACGGGTTGAGCAACGAACTCCCGCAAGGATTGCAAAATACCGGAATTAAGTCAGTGGTTACGATCCATGATCTGATCTTTGAACGGCTTCCGCATTTGTTCAAGCCCATCGACAGGCTTATTTACCGACATAAATTCCAGTCGGCATGCCGCCGCGCAGACTCAGTTATTGCCATCAGCGAGCAGACAAAGCGAGACTTAATAGCGCTATACCATGTTGATAGTGAGAAGATCCAGGTTATTTACCAGGATTGTAATCCTATTTTTAAACAAAGGGTTGAACAAAATAAAAAAGAAGAGATCAGGCGCATATACGACATTCCAGGGCAGTACATTTTGTGTGTGGGAACATTGGAAGAACGTAAAAATCAGCACCGGTTGGTGGAAGCATTCGCTAGCGTCGCCAGTAATGATTTCCAGCTTATCCTTGTCGGCAAATCAACAAGTTATACGCCCAAAATTTTGGAATACATTCAAAAATACAACCTAGAAAAGAAGGTAAAAATCCTCCATGACGTTCCCACAGCACATTTACCAGCGCTTTACCAGGAAGCTGAAATATTCGCTTACATCTCTATTTATGAAGGTTTTGGCATTCCTATTCTCGAAGCATTGCACAGCGGGACGCCCGTTTTAGCAGCGAAAGGATCGTGTCTGGAAGAAGCTGGCGGACCAGGAGGTTTGTATGCGGATCCCTATCAAAAAGAAGACATCAGCCATCAGCTAAATAAACTGATTACTGATGCCGCTTTAAGAAAACAGCTTGTAGAAGCCGGAAAACGGCACATTAGCCAGTTTTCCGGCGAAAATATTGCGCATCAGCTTGTGGATTTATATCAAAATCTCCGCTGA
- a CDS encoding HAD family hydrolase, with amino-acid sequence MKKEIAVIFDMDGVICHTNPYHSMAFREFFSKRDLAPTDEEFAAHMFGKSNSYILSHFLNRVVEGDELLKMEDEKESLFRQIYEPYIDPIEGIVAFINDLKINGAKLGVATSAPLANLDLILSKVPIRAHLGSIMASENVRKHKPDPEVYLTSAKNLGVEPDQCVVFEDSFSGVSAAINAGMRVVGVLSSHTKEELPPCNLYIENYREMSFQQIQDLF; translated from the coding sequence ATGAAAAAAGAAATAGCAGTCATTTTTGATATGGATGGCGTGATTTGCCATACCAACCCTTACCACTCCATGGCGTTCCGCGAATTTTTTTCAAAGCGCGACCTGGCTCCGACAGACGAAGAATTTGCGGCACATATGTTTGGGAAAAGCAACAGCTACATTCTCAGTCACTTTTTAAACAGGGTGGTAGAAGGAGATGAGCTTTTGAAAATGGAAGATGAAAAAGAAAGCTTGTTCCGCCAGATCTACGAGCCTTACATTGATCCTATCGAAGGAATTGTCGCTTTTATCAACGACTTGAAAATTAATGGTGCGAAACTTGGCGTAGCAACGTCGGCGCCGCTGGCAAACCTGGACCTGATCCTGAGCAAAGTGCCTATCCGGGCGCATTTAGGCTCTATAATGGCCAGTGAAAATGTCAGGAAGCACAAACCGGATCCCGAAGTCTATCTTACCAGCGCTAAAAATCTGGGCGTGGAACCGGATCAATGTGTTGTTTTTGAAGATTCTTTTTCCGGTGTTTCGGCTGCTATCAATGCAGGAATGCGTGTGGTAGGCGTCCTGAGCTCGCATACGAAGGAAGAGTTACCTCCCTGCAACCTCTATATAGAAAATTACAGGGAGATGTCTTTTCAGCAAATTCAGGACTTGTTCTGA